The nucleotide window CTCGTCGAGGAAGCCGAGGAAGTTCGCTCGGAAGCCTCAAAGCACCACCAGAAAGTGACGGAGCTTGCGGACAAGGCCCAGGAACATCACAACCAGATGATCGAGGCCTACCGCGAAGCCGACGACATCCGTGACGAAGCTGACGAGATGCACGAGTCCTTCGTCGAGGCCCAGGAGGCTGCCGACCGCCACCACGAGGACTTCGTCCGCGTCCAGAAGCGCCTGCGCGAACTGGACAAGAAAGAGGAAGAAGAGCGCAAGTCCCAGCGCGACAAGAAGAAAGAAGCGGCCAAAGAAGAGGCCGAAGAGATCTATCAGAAGTTCAAGGAAGGCGAGACCCTCGACACCGAGGACCTGATGAAGCTCCAGAAGACGGGGCTGCTCTAACGCGGTTCGTCCACCTGTGTCTTTTTGCGGCTTTTCTCCGCCGGCGTGAGCGGGTGCGCCGTCCTCGAGTCGGCCACCACGAACGCGAACACGTACGCTTAACTCGACAGCAGCCACAGGTGCTGCCATGAGACGAGGTGGTGACGATGGATCGTGGTAGTGGTATCGTGCGTCTGGTGATCGTGGCGATCGGTGCCGCCGTGTTCGCCGCGCTCGGCGTTGCGCTGTTCGTCGTGTATCCGGAGTCGCTGGCCGATCTGGCCGGCGTCCTCATCGCGCTCGTCGTCGTCGTCGCGGGGGTTCGGATCGCCAACAACGTCGCCGACTCGCTGTTTCCGGGCTATGACGTCGCCGAGGTCGCTGTCGACGGGCCGATTACTCGAGACGGTGGCGGGGGACGACTGCCCTCGAGTCCGGGTGGAACGCCGGCCGACGACATCGTCGATCAGATCGACCGAGCCGACGACGATGACCACGTCGACGCGTTACTGTTGAAACTGAACACGCCGGGCGGCGAAGTCGTCCCGAGCGACGATATCCGCCTCGCAGCCGAGCGCTTCGACGGCCCGACCGTCGCCTACACGACCGACGTCTGTGCGAGCGGCGGCTACTGGATCGCCAGCGGCTGTGACGAACTCTGGGCCCGCGACGGCAGCATTGTCGGCTCGATCGGCGTTATCGGCTCGCGGGTGAACGCGAGCGACCTCGCCGAGAAGATGGGGCTCTCCTACGAGCGCTTCGCGGCGGGCGAGTACAAAGACGCCGGAACGGCGCTCAAGGAAATGGACGACGACGAACGCGAGTACCTCCAGGGACTGATCGACGACTACTACGAGACGTTCGTCGAGCGGGTCAGCGACGGTCGCGACTTAGAACCCGAGTTCGTCCGGGACACCGAGGCACGGATCTATCTCGGTGAGGAGGCCTACGAGATGGGGCTGGTCGATCACCTCGGGACGCGTCGGGAACTCGAGACCGAACTGGCGGACCGACTCGACAGGGACGAGGTGACCGTCGAGGAGTTCGAACCCGAACGACCGCTGATGGCTCGCGTGGGAACCGGAGCCCAACAGCTCGCCTACGCTTTCGGGGCCGGTATCGCCGGCATCGCCGAGGACCGAGAATTCAAACTGCGGCTATAATCGACACCGTTTCCGGGCCGGCGGTGGCCCAAACGGGTCGAACGAGTGAGTGGTTTTATCGTTACACAGAATGGAACGGCTATCGTGACAACGCTGGTCGTCTGTCTCGACCGGACCGACGACGTGGGTCGCAAGACCGGCCTCCGGTCGCCCGTCGTCGGCTGGGAAGCAGT belongs to Natronorubrum aibiense and includes:
- the sppA gene encoding signal peptide peptidase SppA, which encodes MDRGSGIVRLVIVAIGAAVFAALGVALFVVYPESLADLAGVLIALVVVVAGVRIANNVADSLFPGYDVAEVAVDGPITRDGGGGRLPSSPGGTPADDIVDQIDRADDDDHVDALLLKLNTPGGEVVPSDDIRLAAERFDGPTVAYTTDVCASGGYWIASGCDELWARDGSIVGSIGVIGSRVNASDLAEKMGLSYERFAAGEYKDAGTALKEMDDDEREYLQGLIDDYYETFVERVSDGRDLEPEFVRDTEARIYLGEEAYEMGLVDHLGTRRELETELADRLDRDEVTVEEFEPERPLMARVGTGAQQLAYAFGAGIAGIAEDREFKLRL